A DNA window from Luteolibacter luteus contains the following coding sequences:
- a CDS encoding transcriptional regulator — MIDFSKLDKTIHEKGRLGIMTLLASRVNPWPFQDLKSELEMSDGNLITHLRTLEQASYISGEKLTGDGRPQTLYTLTAAGKKAFEDYLSILEQILNLGK, encoded by the coding sequence ATGATCGATTTTTCAAAGCTGGATAAGACCATTCACGAGAAGGGACGGCTCGGCATCATGACGCTGCTGGCTTCCCGTGTGAATCCGTGGCCTTTCCAGGACCTGAAATCGGAGCTCGAGATGAGCGATGGCAATCTCATCACCCACCTCCGCACCTTGGAGCAGGCGAGCTACATCTCCGGCGAAAAGCTTACGGGTGATGGCCGTCCGCAGACGCTCTACACCCTGACTGCCGCAGGAAAGAAAGCCTTCGAGGACTACCTCTCCATCCTCGAGCAGATCCTCAATCTCGGGAAATGA